A single Ciona intestinalis chromosome 14, KH, whole genome shotgun sequence DNA region contains:
- the LOC100186867 gene encoding bifunctional methylenetetrahydrofolate dehydrogenase/cyclohydrolase, mitochondrial, whose translation MSSRIIPGVFRNATRLVNVSLRYQSHQNVRLSLSTTACRPEAAIISGTQLAKDIKNEVKSDISKWVEKGNRNPNLTVVLVGEDPASATYVKNKISACKKVGIQSDTITKDPSITQDELLNLLDKLNKDNAVDGVLVQLPLPDHIDERTICNAVAPEKDVDGFHISNVGRLCLDQPCLLPATPAGIWEMLKRTGIETFAKTAVVCGRSKNVGMPIAMLLHTDHRHERAGGDATVTQTHRYTPKEQLKMFTKSADIVVVAAGIPNLITADMVKEGACIIDVGINRVKDEATGKFKLVGDVDFDGVKQVAGHITPVPGGVGPMTVAMLCKNTLMAAQKKIAY comes from the coding sequence ATGAGCAGCAGAATAATTCCTGGAGTATTTCGTAATGCTACGAGGCTAGTTAACGTGAGCCTACGTTATCAATCACATCAAAATGTGAGGCTTTCTTTATCGACAACTGCTTGCCGTCCAGAAGCTGCAATTATTAGTGGCACTCAACTTGCAAAAGACATCAAAAATGAAGTAAAATCTGATATATCTAAATGGGTAGAAAAAGGCAACAGAAATCCAAACCTAACTGTGGTTTTGGTGGGTGAAGATCCTGCAAGTGCAACctatgttaaaaacaaaatatcagcCTGTAAGAAAGTTGGAATACAAAGTGATACAATTACGAAAGACCCTTCAATAACACAAGACGAACTTCTTAATTTGCTAGATAAATTAAACAAGGATAATGCCGTTGATGGTGTACTGGTCCAATTGCCTTTGCCAGATCATATAGATGAACGTACTATTTGTAATGCAGTGGCCCCTGAAAAAGATGTAGATGGCTTTCATATATCTAATGTTGGTCGACTTTGCCTTGATCAGCCTTGCTTGTTGCCTGCCACACCTGCAGGCATTTGGGAAATGCTCAAGCGTACTGGAATAGAGACTTTTGCTAAAACTGCTGTCGTATGTGGAAGGTCAAAAAATGTTGGCATGCCAATTGCAATGCTGTTGCATACAGACCATAGACATGAAAGAGCTGGTGGAGATGCAACTGTAACTCAGACCCATCGCTATACACCAAAAGAGCAGCTGAAGATGTTTACAAAGTCGGCTGATATCGTTGTTGTAGCAGCTGGTATACCCAACCTAATAACAGCAGACATGGTGAAGGAAGGAGCTTGCATAATTGATGTTGGAATCAACAGAGTCAAGGATGAAGCTACAGGGAAGTTCAAGTTGGTCGGGGATGTGGATTTTGATGGAGTGAAGCAAGTTGCTGGTCATATAACGCCTGTGCCTGGTGGTGTAGGTCCAATGACTGTTGCAATGTTATGCAAAAATACCTTAATGGCCGCACAGAAAAAGATAGCTTATTAG
- the LOC100178968 gene encoding DNA polymerase delta catalytic subunit isoform X2, whose product MEKRKQLIKSEEIGNKRLCLDADKDNIELLQALPASVLSEWQRPPLPKIDPNNDPIIFQQLDLEHYTDDKEYPGMPPPQGGTAPIIRMYGVTTEGHSILCHFHGFLPYFYVKAMPGFKDEHCEEFQNCLNEIVLKEMRGNKDVTKAVYKVECCMRQNMYGYHSGGKSKFLKITVAVQRLVATTKRMLEGGFHTPTYPDHAYSVFESFIDFEIRFMTDTNLTGCNWVELNPGKYKIRKEMTTSAQLEVDVVWDQFTSHPPDGEWQKIAPIRILSFDIECAGRKGIFPVPNIDSVIQIASMVKCQGSHEEPFIKTIFTLNSCSTIVGARVFSFKTEEGLLQAFSDFVRAVDPDVISGYNIQNFDLPYLINRAAHLKVANFPFLGRIKKSVTKIKETKFQSKQMGSREMKQINMEGRVQFDVFVALLREQKLRSYTLNAVSFHFLGEQKEDVHHSIITELQHGNAQSRRRLAVYCLKDALLPIRLLDKLMFIINYMEMARVTGVPLSYLLTRGQSIKVISQLLRKTKEADLLMPVIPTSNDDEFTGATVIDPIKGYYNQPITTLDFSSLYPSIMQAHNLCYTTLLRKNSKEKDLLGPEDFIKTPSGDYFVKASVRKGLLPGILESLLTARTNAKALMKVEKDPFKRSVLDGRQLALKISCNSVYGFTGAQIGKLPCLEISGSVTAFGRMMIEQTKQHVETQYTVENGYSHDAKVIYGDTDSVMVKFGVSTVAESMVLGKEAASFVSDKFVKPIKLEFEKVYYPYLLINKKRYAGLYFSSSSEVHDKIDCKGIETVRRDNAPLTANLISTCLEKLLVGRDPDGAVAHAKEVISDLLCNRIDISQLIITKELTKTKEEYAAKQAHVELAERMKKRDAGSAPQLGDRVPFVIVCGAKGQAAYLKSEDPIYVLENNLQIDTEHYLKHQLTQPLLRVFEPVLGEAKAQSVLLKGDHTRVKKVVSSKVGGLMAFAKKRVTCIGCKAVLPKDGAVCVHCESRESQIYQKEIAKLSSLEEKFSRLWTQCQRCQGSLHEEVICTSRDCPIFYMRKKVRIDLESQSSVLRRFGCPAW is encoded by the exons atggaaaagcgaaaacaattaattaaatcGGAAGAAATTGGAAATAAAAGGCTCTGTTTAGATGCAGATAAAG ATAATATTGAGCTGCTACAGGCGCTACCTGCTTCTGTATTATCTGAATGGCAGCGTCCACCCCTTCCCAAGATTGACCCGAACAATGACCCCATTATTTTCCAACAATTGGATTTAGAACATTATACAGATGATAAAGAATATCCTGGCATGCCTCCCCCACAAGGAGGTACTGCACCCATTATAAGAATGTATGGAGTTACAACGGAGGGTCATAGTATATTGTGTCACTTTCATGGGTTTCTTCCGTACTTCTATGTCAAGGCTATGCCTGGATTTAAG GATGAACATTGTGAAGAATTTCAGAATTGTTTAAATGAGATTGTCTTAAAAGAGATGAGAGGAAATAAAGATGTAACCAAAGCTGTGTATAAAGTTGAATGCTGTATGAGACAAA ACATGTATGGTTACCACAGTGGTGGCAAAAGTAAGTTTCTGAAGATCACGGTTGCCGTTCAACGTCTTGTTGCAACCACCAAGCGAATGTTAGAGGGTGGTTTCCACACGCCAACATATCCTGACCATGCGTATTCTgtctttgaaagttttattgACTTTGAGATCAG GTTTATGACTGATACCAACCTAACTGGATGTAATTGGGTTGAATTGAATCCTGGAAAATACAAGATCAGGAAAGAGATGACAACATCCGCTCAGCTGGAGGTTGATGTTGTTTGGGATCAGTTTACGAGTCATCCTCCTGATGGGGAGTGGCAGAAGATCGCTCCTATCAGGATCTTAAGCTTCGATATTGAGTGTGCCGGCCGCAAAG GTATTTTTCCTGTCCCTAATATTGACTCAGTGATACAAATTGCATCCATGGTGAAATGCCAAGGTTCCCACGAGGAACCATTCATAAAAACCATCTTTACTCTAAACTCATGTTCAACTATTGTTGGAGCAAGAGTCTTCTCATTTAAAACTGAGGAAGGCTTACtacag GCTTTCAGCGACTTTGTTCGGGCGGTGGATCCTGATGTTATAAGCGGATACAATATTCAGAACTTTGATCTtccatatttaataaacagaGCTGCACATCTTAAAGTGGCAAACTTTCCTTTTCTTGGAAG aataaaaaaatctgtgaCAAAAATCAAAGAGACCAAATTTCAATCGAAACAGATGGGAAGTCGTGAAATGAAACAAATCAATATGGAAGGAAGGGTTCAGTTCGATGTTTTTGTG GCGTTACTACGAGAACAAAAGTTACGATCATACACGTTAAACGCCGTcagttttcattttctcgGCGAACAAAAAGAAGATGTACATCACTCTATTATCACTGAACTACAACATGGGAATGCTCAA tCTCGAAGAAGACTGGCAGTTTATTGTTTGAAAGATGCCCTTCTTCCTATTCGTCTCCTCGACAAACTCATGTTCATCATTAACTACATGGAGATGGCTCGTGTCACAGGGGTCCCTTTGTCATATCTACTTACTAGAGGGCAAAGTATCAAAGTTATTTCGCAACTTCTTAGAAAG ACAAAGGAAGCAGATTTATTAATGCCGGTGATACCAACAAGCAATGATGATGAATTCACTGGTGCTACTGTTATTGACCCAATAAAGGGTTACTACAACCAACCAATCACAACCCTTGATTTCTCGTCCTTATATCCTTCTATTATGCAAGCTCATAACTTATGTTACACAACTTTATTGAGAAAG aatagCAAAGAAAAAGATCTTCTAGGTCCCGAAGATTTcattaaaacaccatcaggcgATTACTTTGTGAAAGCAAGTGTAAGAAAGGGGTTGTTGCCTGGAATCCTGGAAAGTTTGTTGACTGCTAGAACGAA TGCCAAAGCATTGATGAAAGTTGAAAAAGATCCTTTCAAGAGAAGCGTATTAGATGGTAGGCAACTTGCATTGAAGATAAGTTGTAACTCAGTTTATGGATTTACTGGAGCTCAGATTGGAAAACTACCTTGTTTAGAAATATCGGGG AGTGTAACTGCCTTCGGCCGTATGATGATTGAACAAACCAAACAACATGTTGAAACTCAATACACAGTGGAGAATGGTTATTCGCATGATGCTAAAGTTATTTATGGAGACACTGACTCAGTAATGGTGAAGTTCGGCGTGTCTACTGTGGCTGAAAGTATGGTGTTGGGGAAAGAAGCTGCCTCATTCGTATCTGACAAATTTGTTAAACCAATAAAGCTTGAATTTGAAAAG GTCTACTATCCATACCTACTGATCAACAAGAAGCGATATGCAGGTCTCTACTTCTCGTCAAGTTCTGAAGTCCATGATAAAATTGACTGCAAAGGAATTGAAACTGTTCGAAGAGATAATGCTCCTTTGACAGCTAACCTGATATCCACCTGCTTGGAAAAGTTGTTAGTTGGCAG GGACCCTGATGGTGCAGTGGCGCATGCAAAGGAGGTTATATCAGATTTGTTGTGCAACAGAATCGATATTTCCCAACTTATAATAACTAAGGAACTTACAAAAACTAAGGAGGAATATGCAGCAAAACAG gctCACGTTGAACTGGCGGAAAGAATGAAGAAACGTGACGCAGGTAGCGCCCCCCAGCTGGGAGATCGTGTTCCGTTCGTGATCGTTTGCGGCGCTAAAGGGCAAGCAGCGTATCTCAA ATCCGAGGACCCGATATATGTCCTGGAGAACAATCTACAAATTGACACcgaacattatttaaaacatcaaCTTACACAACCTTTACTGCGTGTGTTTGAACCTGTTCTCGGGGAAGCAAAAGCACAATCTGTGTTATTAA AGGGCGACCATACACGTGTAAAGAAAGTTGTCTCGTCCAAAGTTGGTGGTTTAATGGCATTTGCAAAGAAGAGAGTTACATGTATCGGTTGCAAAGCTGTTCTGCCAAAAGATGGTGCGGTTTGTGTTCATTGCGAGTCGCGCGAATCACAAATCTACCAAAAAGAG ATTGCCAAGTTATCAAGTCTTGAAGAGAAATTCTCAAGGCTTTGGACACAGTGCCAGCGGTGCCAAGGCTCATTACACGAGGAAGTTATTTGTACGAG CCGTGACTGTCCGATATTCTACATGAGGAAAAAGGTTCGAATCGACCTTGAAAGTCAAAGTTCAGTCCTTAGACGGTTTGGTTGCCCAGCTTGGTGA
- the LOC100178968 gene encoding DNA polymerase delta catalytic subunit isoform X1, which produces MEKRKQLIKSEEIGNKRLCLDADKGKDNIELLQALPASVLSEWQRPPLPKIDPNNDPIIFQQLDLEHYTDDKEYPGMPPPQGGTAPIIRMYGVTTEGHSILCHFHGFLPYFYVKAMPGFKDEHCEEFQNCLNEIVLKEMRGNKDVTKAVYKVECCMRQNMYGYHSGGKSKFLKITVAVQRLVATTKRMLEGGFHTPTYPDHAYSVFESFIDFEIRFMTDTNLTGCNWVELNPGKYKIRKEMTTSAQLEVDVVWDQFTSHPPDGEWQKIAPIRILSFDIECAGRKGIFPVPNIDSVIQIASMVKCQGSHEEPFIKTIFTLNSCSTIVGARVFSFKTEEGLLQAFSDFVRAVDPDVISGYNIQNFDLPYLINRAAHLKVANFPFLGRIKKSVTKIKETKFQSKQMGSREMKQINMEGRVQFDVFVALLREQKLRSYTLNAVSFHFLGEQKEDVHHSIITELQHGNAQSRRRLAVYCLKDALLPIRLLDKLMFIINYMEMARVTGVPLSYLLTRGQSIKVISQLLRKTKEADLLMPVIPTSNDDEFTGATVIDPIKGYYNQPITTLDFSSLYPSIMQAHNLCYTTLLRKNSKEKDLLGPEDFIKTPSGDYFVKASVRKGLLPGILESLLTARTNAKALMKVEKDPFKRSVLDGRQLALKISCNSVYGFTGAQIGKLPCLEISGSVTAFGRMMIEQTKQHVETQYTVENGYSHDAKVIYGDTDSVMVKFGVSTVAESMVLGKEAASFVSDKFVKPIKLEFEKVYYPYLLINKKRYAGLYFSSSSEVHDKIDCKGIETVRRDNAPLTANLISTCLEKLLVGRDPDGAVAHAKEVISDLLCNRIDISQLIITKELTKTKEEYAAKQAHVELAERMKKRDAGSAPQLGDRVPFVIVCGAKGQAAYLKSEDPIYVLENNLQIDTEHYLKHQLTQPLLRVFEPVLGEAKAQSVLLKGDHTRVKKVVSSKVGGLMAFAKKRVTCIGCKAVLPKDGAVCVHCESRESQIYQKEIAKLSSLEEKFSRLWTQCQRCQGSLHEEVICTSRDCPIFYMRKKVRIDLESQSSVLRRFGCPAW; this is translated from the exons atggaaaagcgaaaacaattaattaaatcGGAAGAAATTGGAAATAAAAGGCTCTGTTTAGATGCAGATAAAGGTAA agATAATATTGAGCTGCTACAGGCGCTACCTGCTTCTGTATTATCTGAATGGCAGCGTCCACCCCTTCCCAAGATTGACCCGAACAATGACCCCATTATTTTCCAACAATTGGATTTAGAACATTATACAGATGATAAAGAATATCCTGGCATGCCTCCCCCACAAGGAGGTACTGCACCCATTATAAGAATGTATGGAGTTACAACGGAGGGTCATAGTATATTGTGTCACTTTCATGGGTTTCTTCCGTACTTCTATGTCAAGGCTATGCCTGGATTTAAG GATGAACATTGTGAAGAATTTCAGAATTGTTTAAATGAGATTGTCTTAAAAGAGATGAGAGGAAATAAAGATGTAACCAAAGCTGTGTATAAAGTTGAATGCTGTATGAGACAAA ACATGTATGGTTACCACAGTGGTGGCAAAAGTAAGTTTCTGAAGATCACGGTTGCCGTTCAACGTCTTGTTGCAACCACCAAGCGAATGTTAGAGGGTGGTTTCCACACGCCAACATATCCTGACCATGCGTATTCTgtctttgaaagttttattgACTTTGAGATCAG GTTTATGACTGATACCAACCTAACTGGATGTAATTGGGTTGAATTGAATCCTGGAAAATACAAGATCAGGAAAGAGATGACAACATCCGCTCAGCTGGAGGTTGATGTTGTTTGGGATCAGTTTACGAGTCATCCTCCTGATGGGGAGTGGCAGAAGATCGCTCCTATCAGGATCTTAAGCTTCGATATTGAGTGTGCCGGCCGCAAAG GTATTTTTCCTGTCCCTAATATTGACTCAGTGATACAAATTGCATCCATGGTGAAATGCCAAGGTTCCCACGAGGAACCATTCATAAAAACCATCTTTACTCTAAACTCATGTTCAACTATTGTTGGAGCAAGAGTCTTCTCATTTAAAACTGAGGAAGGCTTACtacag GCTTTCAGCGACTTTGTTCGGGCGGTGGATCCTGATGTTATAAGCGGATACAATATTCAGAACTTTGATCTtccatatttaataaacagaGCTGCACATCTTAAAGTGGCAAACTTTCCTTTTCTTGGAAG aataaaaaaatctgtgaCAAAAATCAAAGAGACCAAATTTCAATCGAAACAGATGGGAAGTCGTGAAATGAAACAAATCAATATGGAAGGAAGGGTTCAGTTCGATGTTTTTGTG GCGTTACTACGAGAACAAAAGTTACGATCATACACGTTAAACGCCGTcagttttcattttctcgGCGAACAAAAAGAAGATGTACATCACTCTATTATCACTGAACTACAACATGGGAATGCTCAA tCTCGAAGAAGACTGGCAGTTTATTGTTTGAAAGATGCCCTTCTTCCTATTCGTCTCCTCGACAAACTCATGTTCATCATTAACTACATGGAGATGGCTCGTGTCACAGGGGTCCCTTTGTCATATCTACTTACTAGAGGGCAAAGTATCAAAGTTATTTCGCAACTTCTTAGAAAG ACAAAGGAAGCAGATTTATTAATGCCGGTGATACCAACAAGCAATGATGATGAATTCACTGGTGCTACTGTTATTGACCCAATAAAGGGTTACTACAACCAACCAATCACAACCCTTGATTTCTCGTCCTTATATCCTTCTATTATGCAAGCTCATAACTTATGTTACACAACTTTATTGAGAAAG aatagCAAAGAAAAAGATCTTCTAGGTCCCGAAGATTTcattaaaacaccatcaggcgATTACTTTGTGAAAGCAAGTGTAAGAAAGGGGTTGTTGCCTGGAATCCTGGAAAGTTTGTTGACTGCTAGAACGAA TGCCAAAGCATTGATGAAAGTTGAAAAAGATCCTTTCAAGAGAAGCGTATTAGATGGTAGGCAACTTGCATTGAAGATAAGTTGTAACTCAGTTTATGGATTTACTGGAGCTCAGATTGGAAAACTACCTTGTTTAGAAATATCGGGG AGTGTAACTGCCTTCGGCCGTATGATGATTGAACAAACCAAACAACATGTTGAAACTCAATACACAGTGGAGAATGGTTATTCGCATGATGCTAAAGTTATTTATGGAGACACTGACTCAGTAATGGTGAAGTTCGGCGTGTCTACTGTGGCTGAAAGTATGGTGTTGGGGAAAGAAGCTGCCTCATTCGTATCTGACAAATTTGTTAAACCAATAAAGCTTGAATTTGAAAAG GTCTACTATCCATACCTACTGATCAACAAGAAGCGATATGCAGGTCTCTACTTCTCGTCAAGTTCTGAAGTCCATGATAAAATTGACTGCAAAGGAATTGAAACTGTTCGAAGAGATAATGCTCCTTTGACAGCTAACCTGATATCCACCTGCTTGGAAAAGTTGTTAGTTGGCAG GGACCCTGATGGTGCAGTGGCGCATGCAAAGGAGGTTATATCAGATTTGTTGTGCAACAGAATCGATATTTCCCAACTTATAATAACTAAGGAACTTACAAAAACTAAGGAGGAATATGCAGCAAAACAG gctCACGTTGAACTGGCGGAAAGAATGAAGAAACGTGACGCAGGTAGCGCCCCCCAGCTGGGAGATCGTGTTCCGTTCGTGATCGTTTGCGGCGCTAAAGGGCAAGCAGCGTATCTCAA ATCCGAGGACCCGATATATGTCCTGGAGAACAATCTACAAATTGACACcgaacattatttaaaacatcaaCTTACACAACCTTTACTGCGTGTGTTTGAACCTGTTCTCGGGGAAGCAAAAGCACAATCTGTGTTATTAA AGGGCGACCATACACGTGTAAAGAAAGTTGTCTCGTCCAAAGTTGGTGGTTTAATGGCATTTGCAAAGAAGAGAGTTACATGTATCGGTTGCAAAGCTGTTCTGCCAAAAGATGGTGCGGTTTGTGTTCATTGCGAGTCGCGCGAATCACAAATCTACCAAAAAGAG ATTGCCAAGTTATCAAGTCTTGAAGAGAAATTCTCAAGGCTTTGGACACAGTGCCAGCGGTGCCAAGGCTCATTACACGAGGAAGTTATTTGTACGAG CCGTGACTGTCCGATATTCTACATGAGGAAAAAGGTTCGAATCGACCTTGAAAGTCAAAGTTCAGTCCTTAGACGGTTTGGTTGCCCAGCTTGGTGA
- the LOC100181319 gene encoding uncharacterized protein LOC100181319 isoform X1 codes for MTIQYKSSDTQPKYILHLTDLNWPKYAPLSIRQLYPEKRSEQIHCELAELGNQANSNPPDLDVAFEANSATSDSMESLSVVEDSGNASGLEVEEQDEEIPCHKDVESVGIVRPIPQDISEEKESNETLEDMETLANNDSGISAEPDNLQGDTFPREETGREEMNSSTL; via the exons GCACTTGACTGATTTGAACTGGCCCAAGTATGCACCTCTGTCTATTAGGCAACTGTACCCAGAAAAAAGATCGGAGCAGATTCATTGTGAATTAGCAGAACTGGGAAACCAAGCAAATTCAAATCCACCAG atcTAGATGTTGCATTCGAAGCAAATTCAGCAACCTCTGATAGTATGGAAAGTTTGAGTGTTGTGGAAGATTCAGGAAACGCATCAGGTCTTGAGGTTGAAGAACAAGATGAAGAAATTCCATGCCATAAAGATGTTGAAAGCGTAGGAATTGTAAGGCCAATACCTCAGGACATTAGTGAAGAAAAAG AAAGCAATGAAACCTTGGAAGATATGGAAACCTTGGCCAACAATGACAGTGGTATTTCTGCAGAACCTGACAACTTGCAAGGAGATACTTTTCCACGAGAGGAAACAGGAAGGGAAGAAATGAACAGTAGCACTTTATAA
- the LOC100184470 gene encoding deoxycytidine kinase isoform X2 — protein sequence MDSVQTVRRGKKFAIEGNIATGKSTFLKLLESQSPDWSVVAEPVARWTNVSQDGDEVELTTSQKSGGNLLQMFYDDIHRWSYTFQSYALLSRMRLQREPLPASFTNEQVKKHVQFFERSMQSDRYIFALNCYESGCMSETEWNIYQDWSQYLVHSIGELKLDGIIYLRANPEVCYQRMLKRGRPEESGVTMEYLECLNEKHESWLYRKDVKMDESLSDVPVLVIDCNEEFVTNPEKHQSMMSMVHKFVGNPSTSLDDSGVDSQCSSISMDSDEMDNSDIEY from the coding sequence ATGGATTCTGTTCAAACCGTACGAAGGGGAAAGAAATTTGCGATTGAAGGGAACATAGCAACGGGAAAATCAACATTTCTAAAGCTTCTGGAATCTCAATCGCCGGATTGGAGCGTGGTGGCAGAACCTGTGGCCCGGTGGACGAACGTAAGTCAGGATGGTGACGAAGTTGAACTGACGACTTCTCAAAAAAGCGGGGGTAAccttttacaaatgttttacgATGATATTCACCGTTGGTCGTATACTTTTCAGTCCTATGCCCTTCTAAGTCGCATGCGCTTACAACGTGAGCCATTGCCTGCCAGCTTTACTAACgaacaagttaaaaaacatgttcaattctttgaacgttcaaTGCAATCAGACAGGTATATTTTTGCATTGAATTGCTATGAAAGTGGCTGCATGTCTGAAACTGAGTGGAATATATATCAAGATTGGTCTCAATACTTGGTACATAGCATTGGGGAGCTTAAATTGGATGGTATAATTTATCTTCGTGCTAACCCCGAGGTTTGCTACCAACGAATGCTGAAACGTGGTCGGCCAGAAGAATCGGGGGTCACAATGGAGTATCTGGAGTGCTTGAATGAAAAGCACGAATCCTGGCTTTATAGAAAAGATGTAAAAATGGATGAATCTCTTAGTGATGTTCCTGTATTGGTGATTGACTGCAATGAAGAATTTGTTACCAACCCAGAAAAGCATCAGAGCATGATGTCAATGGTTCATAAGTTTGTGGGGAATCCATCTACTTCATTGGATGATTCTGGTGTCGATTCACAATGTAGCTCAATCTCAATGGATAGTGATGAGATGGACAATTCAGACATTGaatattga
- the LOC100184470 gene encoding deoxycytidine kinase isoform X1, whose amino-acid sequence MRFRAFLTRVKHSHRDYSFCTLSNCSKVRLKMDSVQTVRRGKKFAIEGNIATGKSTFLKLLESQSPDWSVVAEPVARWTNVSQDGDEVELTTSQKSGGNLLQMFYDDIHRWSYTFQSYALLSRMRLQREPLPASFTNEQVKKHVQFFERSMQSDRYIFALNCYESGCMSETEWNIYQDWSQYLVHSIGELKLDGIIYLRANPEVCYQRMLKRGRPEESGVTMEYLECLNEKHESWLYRKDVKMDESLSDVPVLVIDCNEEFVTNPEKHQSMMSMVHKFVGNPSTSLDDSGVDSQCSSISMDSDEMDNSDIEY is encoded by the coding sequence ATGAGATTTCGCGCCTTCTTAACGAGAGTGAAGCATTCGCACAGGGATTATTCATTTTGCACGCTAAGCAATTGCTCAAAAGTACGTTTAAAGATGGATTCTGTTCAAACCGTACGAAGGGGAAAGAAATTTGCGATTGAAGGGAACATAGCAACGGGAAAATCAACATTTCTAAAGCTTCTGGAATCTCAATCGCCGGATTGGAGCGTGGTGGCAGAACCTGTGGCCCGGTGGACGAACGTAAGTCAGGATGGTGACGAAGTTGAACTGACGACTTCTCAAAAAAGCGGGGGTAAccttttacaaatgttttacgATGATATTCACCGTTGGTCGTATACTTTTCAGTCCTATGCCCTTCTAAGTCGCATGCGCTTACAACGTGAGCCATTGCCTGCCAGCTTTACTAACgaacaagttaaaaaacatgttcaattctttgaacgttcaaTGCAATCAGACAGGTATATTTTTGCATTGAATTGCTATGAAAGTGGCTGCATGTCTGAAACTGAGTGGAATATATATCAAGATTGGTCTCAATACTTGGTACATAGCATTGGGGAGCTTAAATTGGATGGTATAATTTATCTTCGTGCTAACCCCGAGGTTTGCTACCAACGAATGCTGAAACGTGGTCGGCCAGAAGAATCGGGGGTCACAATGGAGTATCTGGAGTGCTTGAATGAAAAGCACGAATCCTGGCTTTATAGAAAAGATGTAAAAATGGATGAATCTCTTAGTGATGTTCCTGTATTGGTGATTGACTGCAATGAAGAATTTGTTACCAACCCAGAAAAGCATCAGAGCATGATGTCAATGGTTCATAAGTTTGTGGGGAATCCATCTACTTCATTGGATGATTCTGGTGTCGATTCACAATGTAGCTCAATCTCAATGGATAGTGATGAGATGGACAATTCAGACATTGaatattga
- the LOC100181319 gene encoding uncharacterized protein LOC100181319 isoform X2, translating to MTIQYKSSDTQPKYILHLTDLNWPKYAPLSIRQLYPEKRSEQIHCELAELGNQANSNPPDLDVAFEANSATSDSMESLSVVEDSGNASGLEVEEQDEEIPCHKDVESVGIALFLAIESNETLEDMETLANNDSGISAEPDNLQGDTFPREETGREEMNSSTL from the exons GCACTTGACTGATTTGAACTGGCCCAAGTATGCACCTCTGTCTATTAGGCAACTGTACCCAGAAAAAAGATCGGAGCAGATTCATTGTGAATTAGCAGAACTGGGAAACCAAGCAAATTCAAATCCACCAG atcTAGATGTTGCATTCGAAGCAAATTCAGCAACCTCTGATAGTATGGAAAGTTTGAGTGTTGTGGAAGATTCAGGAAACGCATCAGGTCTTGAGGTTGAAGAACAAGATGAAGAAATTCCATGCCATAAAGATGTTGAAAGCGTAGGA ATAGCACTTTTTTTAGCCATAG AAAGCAATGAAACCTTGGAAGATATGGAAACCTTGGCCAACAATGACAGTGGTATTTCTGCAGAACCTGACAACTTGCAAGGAGATACTTTTCCACGAGAGGAAACAGGAAGGGAAGAAATGAACAGTAGCACTTTATAA